A portion of the Sabethes cyaneus chromosome 3, idSabCyanKW18_F2, whole genome shotgun sequence genome contains these proteins:
- the LOC128739448 gene encoding S-phase kinase-associated protein 1-like — MASNSIKLQSSDGEIFDTTVEIVKCSGTLRTMIGLSIAETGDLVPLENVAGATLRKVLEWATYHKDDPAPIEDEGEKRSDDICQWDQEFLRVDQGTLFELILAANYLDIKALLDIACKTVANMIKGKTPEEIRQTFNIKNDFTPEQEEQIRTENDWCEEMK; from the coding sequence ATGGCCAgtaattccattaaactgcaATCCTCGGATGGAGAGATTTTCGATACAACCGTTGAAATCGTCAAATGTTCTGGAACGTTGAGAACCATGATCGGTCTGAGTATTGCTGAGACTGGGGACCTCGTTCCGCTGGAGAACGTGGCCGGCGCAACACTTCGGAAGGTACTCGAGTGGGCCACCTACCACAAGGATGATCCGGCACCGATTGAAGATGAGGGTGAGAAACGGTCGGACGATATCTGCCAGTGGGATCAGGAGTTCCTCCGCGTCGACCAGGGTACTCTGTTCGAGCTGATTTTGGCCGCCAATTATCTGGATATCAAGGCTCTTTTGGATATTGCTTGTAAAACGGTGGCGAATATGATCAAGGGTAAAACACCGGAGGAGATTCGGCAGACTTTCAACATTAAAAATGATTTTACACCGGAACAGGAGGAACAAATTCGTACGGAGAACGACTGGTGCGAAGAAATGAAATAG